Proteins encoded in a region of the Gigantopelta aegis isolate Gae_Host chromosome 13, Gae_host_genome, whole genome shotgun sequence genome:
- the LOC121387830 gene encoding innexin unc-9-like isoform X1, with amino-acid sequence MLGSMIEAFSKLTLSKGAEDDDGIDQMHHLASVGIFLAFAAFSGAKNYVGDPIHCWNPAHFADSHKNYAENYCFISHMYNVPMDEPIPVEINKRFERDISFYRWVPVLFLFQALLFKIPNMVWKEMKTYSGINVTKIVRMAEETVMSPPKERKEKMKHIAIFINSWLMAYREYKYNVLIRVKQKMSGVICFMLGRRQGTYLTGLYLFCKLLYFANVVGQFFMLTKFLEIDYSTYGFQILDVLTARGSWEDLDEFPRIAMCDFEIRQLQNIQRYTLQCVLSINLFVEKMYAFTWFWLFILSIVTFVNMIFWIFNIFFRKRREQFIQKHIELLNADDTSSEKKLFLAFVRQYLRDDGVFLIRAVRKNVGDLLALDLVRQLWEDYQKHMGPEKPDEEKMKLNS; translated from the coding sequence GTTGGGTTCCATGATAGAAGCCTTCTCGAAGCTGACACTCAGCAAAGGGGCCGAGGATGACGACGGCATCGATCAGATGCATCACCTGGCATCCGTCGGCATCTTCCTCGCTTTCGCCGCCTTCTCGGGGGCCAAAAACTACGTGGGCGACCCCATCCACTGCTGGAACCCCGCCCACTTCGCCGACTCTCACAAGAATTACGCCGAGAACTACTGCTTCATCAGCCATATGTACAACGTGCCCATGGACGAGCCCATCCCTGTGGAGATAAACAAACGGTTCGAGCGAGACATCAGCTTCTACCGATGGGTGCCGGTGCTGTTTCTGTTCCAGGCTCTGTTATTCAAGATCCCCAACATGGTCTGGAAGGAGATGAAGACCTACTCCGGAATCAACGTCACCAAGATCGTCAGGATGGCCGAAGAGACTGTGATGTCTCCCCcgaaggaaagaaaggaaaaaatgAAGCACATAGCCATCTTCATCAACAGTTGGCTCATGGCGTACAGAGAGTATAAATACAACGTCTTGATCCGCGTCAAACAGAAGATGTCCGGCGTCATCTGCTTCATGCTGGGCAGACGACAGGGCACCTACCTGACGGGACTGTACCTATTCTGCAAGCTGCTCTACTTCGCCAACGTGGTGGGACAGTTCTTCATGCTGACCAAGTTCCTGGAGATCGACTACAGCACGTACGGATTCCAGATCCTCGATGTGCTGACGGCGCGGGGATCCTGGGAGGATCTGGACGAGTTTCCGCGGATCGCCATGTGCGACTTTGAGATCCGCCAGCTGCAGAACATCCAGCGATACACGCTGCAGTGCGTCCTGTCCATCAACCTGTTCGTGGAGAAGATGTACGCCTTCACCTGGTTCTGGCTCTTCATCCTGTCCATCGTGACGTTCGTCAACATGATCTTCTGGATCTTCAACATCTTCTTCAGGAAGCGGCGCGAGCAGTTCATACAGAAGCATATAGAGCTGCTGAACGCAGACGACACGAGCAGCGAGAAGAAGCTCTTCCTGGCGTTCGTCAGACAGTATCTCCGGGACGACGGGGTCTTCCTCATCCGGGCGGTCAGGAAGAACGTCGGGGACCTGCTGGCTCTCGATCTGGTCAGACAGCTGTGGGaagactaccagaaacacatgggGCCCGAGAAACCGGATGAGGAGAAAATGAAGTTGAACAGTTAA